A portion of the Candidatus Neomarinimicrobiota bacterium genome contains these proteins:
- a CDS encoding ATP-binding cassette domain-containing protein — translation MANVTLTDIRKSFGTTEILHGINLEIHDGEFLVLVGPSGCGKSTLLRLVAGLEETTAGDIFIGEKQVTDVEPKNRDIAMVFQNYALYPHMNVYDNMGFGLKLKKIPAAEIKERVTNASEILGITEYLDRRPKELSGGQRQRVAVGRA, via the coding sequence ATGGCAAACGTAACGCTCACAGATATTCGTAAATCATTTGGAACTACCGAGATTCTGCACGGCATCAACCTGGAAATCCATGATGGTGAGTTCCTGGTGCTGGTAGGACCATCCGGTTGTGGAAAATCAACCCTGCTCAGACTGGTGGCTGGTCTGGAAGAGACGACTGCAGGTGATATCTTCATTGGAGAAAAGCAGGTAACGGATGTAGAACCCAAGAACCGTGACATTGCCATGGTGTTTCAGAACTACGCCCTCTACCCTCACATGAATGTTTATGACAACATGGGCTTTGGTCTCAAGCTTAAAAAGATCCCTGCAGCTGAGATCAAGGAGCGCGTGACCAATGCATCTGAGATCCTGGGTATCACGGAGTATCTGGACCGTCGGCCAAAAGAACTCTCCGGTGGTCAGCGTCAGCGGGTGGCTGTGGGTCGTGCAA
- a CDS encoding PAS domain S-box protein, which produces MLLASALNFPIHDFLIADDSDNYLDLLQAVVQRGMNRFISKSDLTETDQETEHKPYFDQEQSHTDFKQLYSLLRSLTDTVPDMIWAKDLENRYIFTNSATCKNLLNAVSTLEPLNKDVMYFVNRERAAHPEDPQWFTFGEKCPDSDRITIEEGKLCQFKEYGNVFGSNLVLDIYKAPIYDDKNQLIGTVGSARDITLLEETKERYLKLFEYSPDPVVVHIDGAIITANQAAAAFLGAENREDYYGANVFNFIHKDYRKQSIERLKDAANSERPNELIEEKYVTLDGSIRDVEAISVPITYGNKKAWMATFRDITERKKSETDLQRSLKEKNALLREIHHRTRNNMQVIIAIINLRSREISDPRSKVLFKEVSDRITAMSLVHDRLYESNDLSAIDFTAYLTHLSTYIKLNHTNVSERVSIEIGGDTAIVSIDQAVPLGLVINEILTNAYKYAFPDKQTGSINIVLTHEAKQGLRVSITDNGIGLPLDAFNDSLSTVILSTLVKDQLGGSLEYVNDGGTRFTIHIPDVEIKRRI; this is translated from the coding sequence ATGCTTCTGGCTAGTGCCCTTAATTTCCCGATCCATGATTTCCTCATTGCAGACGATTCTGATAATTATCTGGATCTGCTTCAAGCTGTGGTGCAACGTGGGATGAACCGGTTCATTTCCAAAAGTGACCTGACTGAGACAGACCAGGAAACAGAACATAAACCCTATTTTGATCAGGAACAATCCCATACCGATTTTAAACAATTATATTCTCTGCTACGCTCGCTGACTGATACGGTTCCTGACATGATCTGGGCTAAGGATCTTGAAAATCGCTATATTTTCACAAATTCTGCGACCTGTAAAAATCTTTTAAATGCTGTCAGCACTCTGGAACCGTTGAATAAAGATGTCATGTACTTTGTTAATCGTGAACGAGCTGCCCATCCTGAAGATCCACAGTGGTTTACGTTTGGTGAGAAGTGTCCTGATTCAGATAGAATTACTATTGAGGAAGGAAAACTTTGTCAATTTAAAGAATATGGCAATGTCTTCGGAAGCAATCTTGTTCTGGATATCTATAAAGCCCCCATTTACGATGATAAGAACCAACTTATCGGCACCGTAGGCAGTGCCAGAGATATTACATTACTCGAAGAAACCAAGGAACGCTATCTTAAGCTTTTCGAATACTCACCAGATCCTGTTGTGGTCCATATTGATGGAGCTATCATCACTGCCAATCAGGCTGCTGCGGCGTTTCTGGGAGCGGAAAATCGCGAAGATTATTATGGAGCCAATGTTTTTAACTTTATCCATAAAGACTATCGTAAGCAATCCATTGAAAGATTGAAAGATGCTGCCAATTCTGAACGTCCCAATGAACTGATCGAGGAAAAATATGTGACCCTTGATGGCAGTATCCGGGATGTTGAAGCCATATCTGTACCCATCACCTATGGCAACAAAAAAGCCTGGATGGCAACATTCCGGGATATTACGGAGCGAAAAAAGAGTGAGACTGATCTACAGCGATCATTGAAAGAGAAAAATGCCCTCCTCCGGGAGATCCATCACCGGACTAGAAATAATATGCAAGTGATCATCGCCATCATCAATCTTAGATCCCGAGAGATCTCAGATCCTCGATCAAAAGTATTATTCAAAGAAGTAAGTGACCGAATCACGGCCATGAGCCTGGTCCATGATCGACTCTATGAATCTAATGATCTGTCTGCTATTGATTTTACCGCTTACTTGACCCACCTCTCAACCTATATAAAGCTAAACCATACAAATGTATCCGAGCGTGTTTCCATCGAAATAGGTGGCGATACCGCTATAGTTTCCATTGACCAAGCCGTGCCATTGGGACTGGTGATCAATGAAATTTTGACAAATGCTTATAAATATGCTTTTCCTGATAAGCAAACCGGATCGATCAATATTGTGCTTACCCATGAAGCTAAACAGGGATTAAGAGTCTCCATCACAGACAACGGAATTGGTTTACCCCTCGATGCCTTTAACGATTCCTTGAGTACAGTTATTCTATCGACCCTGGTGAAGGATCAACTTGGAGGAAGTCTGGAGTATGTGAATGACGGGGGTACACGATTTACCATTCATATCCCAGACGTGGAAATCAAGCGCAGGATCTAA